GCACTGTCCCACCGGAGCGTGCGATAACACTTTGCCAATCATTAGGAGTGCGAGCGTATGTCATCGGCGTGCCGGGAAAAGGCGACTTACAATGGAAATTAACCAAACAAACCGGCGGTCGGTTTTTCCCGATGCCGAAACACCATTCTCAAACATATCCGTACCAATAGGTTCTACTTTATTATATCAATTCTATAGCGCCGAACATTGCTACAACAAGCAATCGGATGATCTATATCGAAGCAATTTAGTGCTTGCATTTCCGAATGAGGTGTGCTAAAATCAGTTGGCGGTTTTCAAACAATTTTAGCAAAAATGGTTAAAGATAAATTCTACTCTGAGCTTGTGTGTAAACGCGATTAACGCTTAATTCCAAAACTATACTATAAGGAAAAATGCGATGGCAGATGTTCTAATTATTGGTGATGGTCCCGGCGGTTTAAGTGCCGCACTCTTCCTAGCCAAAAACGACATGAATGTAACCGTTTTTGGTCAAAATAAAACTTTGATGCATGACGCAATGCTTTACAACTACTTGGGCATTCCTCAGATAACCGGAACTGAGTTTCAAGAGGTTTCGCGTAAACAGGTCGAAGGATTTGGCGGCAAAATTCTTGATGTCGAAGTAACCGAGATTGAAACTGGTGGTGCTGAATTTTCATTGAGTACTGCGGCGGGCGATAAGCATCAGGGAAAATATCTTATCGTTGCAACCGGTTTGGAAGAAGCGTTAGCCGAAACACTTGGACTTGATATTGATAGCGATAATGATGATGCTATCGTTGCCGATCGAGAGGGTAAGACAGCCATTGAGAATCTCTATGTTATTGGGTGGTTGACTCGCGGTCAGCGAACACAAGCGATTATTTCCGCCGGCGAAGGGGCCGCAGCAGCATTAAGCATTATCTCGAGCGAAATCGGTAGGGATTTTCACGATTTTGATGTTGTTAAAGAAAATGGAGATGACGAGTAAGACACGGCAACTCGTCGGTAACTAAGATGCTCAGAGACATTGTCTCTGGGCTTTTTTTTAGAGCGGAAAAGTTTTCACAATATCTTAAGGAGAGCTGGAATGCAATGGTCCAGAATGATTGTAACTGAGATTCAACAGAGACTGTGCTGCTTCGTTTGTTTACTGTTTGCTTTGTGTACAGCGACCTTATATGCAGCCGGATTTGAAGATGTCGAACAAAAAATCAGGGAACATGTTTTGGCTAACGACATGAAGTTCATCATCCTTGAACGGCATGATGCGCCGGTGTTTTCCGGATATATCTATGTCAACGTCGGTAGTGCTGACGAAGTATATGGAAATACTGGAATTGCCCATGTCTTTGAACACATGGCGTTTAAAGGAACAACGACCCTCGGAACAAAAGGGTATGATGAAGAGAAGGCGCTTATGGACAAAATGGATGATGTGTTTGACCAACTCAGAGCCCAATGGGCAAAAGGAAATCATGCGGATGCAGAAAAACTAGGTGAATTAGAAGCGGAATTTAAGCAGCTTCAAGAGGAAGCCTCTCGATACTCCGATGGCGAAGAATATACGAAGATCTTAGAGCAGGAAGGAGCTGTCGGTGTCAATGCCGGTACTTCCGCTGATTGGACTGCGTATTTTTATAGCCTGCCTTCAAATAGGATTGAGTTGTGGATGGCACTCGAATCGGAGCGATTTATTGATCCCGTGATGCGAGAGTTTTTCAAGGAAAAAGATGTCATTAAAGAAGAACGACGGATGAGAACTGAGAGCAGTCCAATCGGTAGGTTGATTGAAGAACTCCAAGGACTGTCATATCTAGCGCATCCCTACGGTCATCCAATCATCGGTCACATGTCGGATATTAATACAACAACGCGAGCAGAAGCCCTTCAGTTTTTTAAGGAACACTATACCCCCGGCAATATGGTCGCTGCAATTATTGGTGATGTAAATGCGGATGAAGTTATCCAGATGGCGGAAAAATACTTTGGTAGAATGCCTGCTCGCCCAAATCCACCTCGCGTTGAAACTGCCGAGCCAAAACAGCTAGGGGAACGACGCATCAAAATTGTAGAACAGACGCAGCCATTCATCGCTCTTGCCTACCACAAACCGGAAGTCAGACATCCAGACAACGCTGTTTTTGGCGCAATAACGGATATCTTGGCTTCGGGCCGAACATCACGTCTTTACAAAAAATTAATTCGGGACGAGAAAATCTCCATCTCTGCCGGTGCCTTCCCGGGATTTCCGGGCGACAAATACTCCAATCTTTTCCTCTTCTATTCATTCCCCGCACAAGGCCACACCAACGCCAAAAACGAAGAGATGATCTTGGCTGAAATTGAAATTCTTAAAACGGAGTTGGTTTCGGAGGCGGAACTGAAGAAAGTCAAAACGCTTGCAAAAGCCGGATTGATTCGTTCGCTTCGTTCTAACAGCGGATTAGCTGGGATGTTATGCAGCGCCGAATTCCTTCTGGGCGACTGGCGGGAATTGTTTAAGTCACTTGAACGGATTGAAAAGGTCACGAGCGAAGACATTAAACGGGTTGCAAACGAATATTTTGTGGATGCCAACAGATCCGTGGGAGAGATTGTAACATCGACAGACGATGACGAAAAGGAGGAAAGTCAGTGAAAAAGTACCCCTTATATTGGCTAATAGGGAGTTTTGCCCTGATCCTTTTGATTACTGCTACTGGAGATGCACAAAACAAGCCCCATGAAGGGCTCGTTTATCCACCCCTAAATCAACCGCAGCCACCCGTTCCTGATCGGTTTGAATTAGATAATGGGATGATTGTTTATCTCCTAGAAGACCATGAACTGCCAATTATTGATATTTCTGTGCGGATCCGCACCGGTTCACTCTACGAACCCGCGGACAAAGTTGGGCTGGCAGCGATCACCGGGGCAGTCATGCGAACAGGTGGCACTACAAGTAAAACCGGAGATGAGCTTGATGAAATTCTGGAGAATTTAGCAGCGTCCGTTGAAACGGGCATCGGTGACGATGCCGGCTCAGCGTCCGTGTCAGTGTTGAAGGAAGACCTTGATACAGGGCTATCCATACTCGCGGATATTCTCATGAATCCTGCGTTCCGAGAGGATAAAATCGAGTTAGAAAAGGTGCAACATCGCAGCGGCATTGCGCGGCGAAATGATAATCCGGGAGGAATCACGAGGCGAGAATTCAGTAAACTCATCTACGGTGCAGACAGTCCGTATGCACGCACAACCGAGTATGATACGATCAACAGTATCACCCGTGATGACCTCGTAGCGTTCTATCAGAAATTTTTCCGCCCGAACAACATCATTTTAGGTGTGCTTGGAGACTTCGACTCCGAAACTATGCTGACAAAGATTCAGGAGGCTTTCAAGGGATGGGAACCTGCGGAAATCGACCTGCCTGAAAAACCGAAAATTCCCGAAATGTATGGGAAGAGAGTCGCGCTAGTCAACAAGGATGACGTGAACCAAACCAATATCCGTATGGGACACATTGGCTGGTTGCGTAAGAATGAAGACTATCCTGCCCTGGTCGTGATGTCCCAAATTCTGGGGATTGGGTTTTCCAGCCGATTGATAAACAGCATCCGAGTTGAAAAAGGGCTGGCATATTCTGTTGGAAACAATTACGGCGCGGGTTACGATGTTCCCGGTGTCTTTTTCATTGCATGTGGAACCAAATCGGAAGCCACCGTAACAGCAATCGAAGCGATTCTGGTCGAAGTTGAAAAGATGCGGGCCGAAGAGGTCACCGACGAGGAGTTAAAACAAGCAATTGATGGTTTCATGAATTCTTCTGTGTTTGACTACGATACCAAGGGAGAAATTCTGTCTCGTGCGCTCCGGTATGAATACCATGACTATCCACAGGATTTCGTTGAGCAACTCATGGCGGGGATTCGAGAAGTCACAAAAGCAGATGTCAAGCGTGTTGCTGCTGAATACCTGCACCCCGATAAGTTCACCCTCATCGCTGTTGGTAAAGCCAGCGATTTTGATAAACCGTTGAATACGCTTGGAGATGTCACAGAAGTCGATATTACCATTCCACTACCCTCTCCTGAACCTGTTCCCGAAGCGGGTGAAGCGGATGTTACAAAAGCCAAAGCAATTCTCGCCGATGTTATTGAAGCGCACGGTGGGCTTGATAAACTGAAGTCGGTGAAAAACATCATTACCAAAGGGAAAATGGTTGTGAATACGCCCGGTGGAATGATGGAGCTTGATGGGGAGGTAACGATAGTATTACCGAACAAAGCGCGGGCAGATCTAAGTATGCCGGCAATGGGTATGCGGATGAGTCGAATTTATGATGGTCAATCTGGGTGGATGGTGATGCCTCAAGGGGTTCAACCCCTTCCTCCAGCTTATGTTGAAGAAGGGAAAAAAGAAATTTTTCGAGACAGTATTCCCCTGCTAGCCTATGTTTCTAATGAGGAGGTGTCTGCTCAATATCTTGGTGCAGAAGATGTAAACGGTAAAATGGCAGATGTCATTCTAATCAGCGATACGCCGGCGGATACCCTTAAACTCTTTATTGACCAAGAAACAAAATATATTATTAAAAAAGAGTATCAGTCGCTAACGGATCAGGGACCTGCGGAGCGAGAGGAGTTCTTGGACGATTATCGAGAAGTTTCCGGCGTGATGATTGCCTTTCATACTGTTTCGTTCGATAATGGTGAGCAATCTGCTGAGATCACGTTCAGCGAAGCCACGATTAACGCCGAGGTGGATGAATCGTTATTCGAGAAATAATTTAGCAATGTCCGTAATGAGTCAATTTCAATAGTGCCTTACAATGACAATGGTGGTTGAGGCGTGAATCAAGACGGTACGGATCTTATCCAGCGACATGAGGATTGTAGGAAACCAAATCCATAAAGGAGCTAGCCAATGTCAGATGATCTTGTTATACTTCACATATTTCCATCTGAGACTGAAGCAAATATCGTCAGGTCAATGTTGGACGCCGAAGGAATTTCTGCTGCTCTATTCAAGGACGATGCCGGCGGGATGCATCCTCACCTACAACCCACTCGAGGAGTAACGCGGAAAGTAAGAGATTCTGAACTCAAGGAAGCTCAGACCATCCTCGCGGCGTCAGACAATTAGAACGTGGATGCACCGATAATCGGATATAGCAGTGTGCGTACAATTGGAGACGAAGAGTATCACTTCGACGATGTTACCGCTACTATTGAGAGGTTGGAGTGACTATGATGGTGCCGCCTCGAAGTCATCGCGTTGAACCCAGAAGGTCTGAACCACACTTATTTAATGGTGTAGCATTTTTGCAACGACAGTGTGACATAGTTTCAACAGCTGCTTCGCGATCACGATGCCCCCTTTGAGGCTATTGTGCATATCAAGAGCAAGCAAGGTTGTCCGGAAAAAGCGTTTGCCAAAAAACTTGGCTTCTCTTAGCACTGTGTGCTACCTTTTTGTATGAGTTCTGCGGGTTGGACAACAATGAACAAGTGGTGTTCACGTCCCGATAGATCGGGACCCTCGAAACGGGATTTCACTCATCACGTTTTACGTCCTTTGCGTTCTCTTTCGGCATGAGTGGCTATGGTATCCAAATTGCTTGTGATTGGTCAACCAAATCGATTTCGTTTGGCAACCATTCGCATTGGATCTTATCTGGATTTGTTGAAATCGCAAAGAACCTAAGGCGGAGAATCGTATGAGTAAGCAGAACATCACCGAATTTGATGGACTAGATTTGGAGCTTTTTTTTTGCACAGAAATCTTAAAGTTGACCTCATTGCATTATGGATATTGGGAGGAACGCGGAAAGCTAAAAGAAGAAGGTGCAAAACTAACGCTTGACTGCTTGCGAAATGCACAGCAAAAATATACAGATATACTCATATGGATGTTGGATGTGGAATTGGAGATGTGTCGAGAGCGCTCGCAAAATTGGAATATGATGTAACCGCTATTTCACCCGATAGTAATCATGCGAAATATTTTGAGAATCTTCTCTCACAATTAACCTTCCTGCAGACAAAATTTGAAGACCTCGACATTGATGACAAATTCGATCTGATCCTCATGAGTGAATCTCAGAACTATTTCCCAACTGAAATCGGATTCCGCCAATGCACTACACTTTTGTCGCCTGAAGGATATTTACTTGTTTCGGGGATGTTTAGAAAAGATAGTGATAGCGAATTTACAGAGGTTCCCAATACCATTGCGGATTATGCAAAAACTGCCGAGAAGCACAGCCTGTTATTAATCGAAAATGTTGATATAACCCCAAACATACTTCCAACTATCAATTTCATATATGAATCGATGGAGCGTTATGTCGAGCCAAGTGTAAAAATGTTAAATCAATTTATATCATCAATAGCACCTGTAAAGAGCTGGTTCATTAAAGTCTTTTTTCGGAAGCAGATGAAGAAGACCCTACAGCTTTATAATTATTATAGAAAAAGAACGGATCCACTTTTTTTTAAAAAGAATATAGTTTATGCCAGACTCCTGTTTCAACACAATGTCTAGGCTTGAAACGTAAAAATTTACCCAGTTTCCCTTTCGCAGCCTGCCCCTATGGCTCTTGAACGCTTAATTTCTCACCGATGATGTGACAACGGATACTCGATTGATACGCTACTAACCCCTGACCTATTGAAATTCTCCAATCTGCATGACTGGTCGTTAAATCCGTAAAGAGTATAGGGCAATACGCATCACGTGCCACCTATCATGAAACATATTGTACAGTCCATCAATAACTGGCTGAAATTACGAGTTATCGAAATACAGGAATTTGTAATTTTCATGGCGAATGTTGCAAGGAGCTTATACAGAAAACCTCGATATTGGAACGATTTCTTCGATCACATGGACATCATGGGGGTTGGTTCGATTCCTATTGTACTTATCGCGGGAGGGTGCATTGGAGCCTTGATCACATTGGAAACGCTCGTAGAACTACGTACCTTCGGGGCAAACGTGTTGTTGGGAAAGTTGACAGGGCTTTCGATTATACGTGGTTCGGGACCCGTCTTCACGGCGATGATTGTCTCGACCCGTGTGTGTTCGTCCGCTGCCGCCGAGTTAGGCGCAATGCAGGTAAGCCAGCAAATTGATGCCTTGGTGACGATGGGAGTAGATCCTTTTCGGAAGTTAGTTACCCCACGTATCGCTGCTGGGACGCTTATGTTTCCCGCGTTGGCGACTGTCAACGGTATTGCGGCAATCCTTACAGGAGCTTTGGTTGCGCAGCTTTCGGGCGCAATGAGTCTATCGTTTTTCCTAAATCAATCCTTGAGCAGCATCACTCCCGGCGATGTTCTCTGGGGGCTAACCAAATCAACTGTATTTGGTTTTATTGTTGTTTCAATTGCTTGCTACTACGGGCTACGTATTCAGGGAGGCACCGCAGGGGTTCGGGCCGCCGCATCGCAGGCGGCAGTTGCTTGCGTACTTCTCATTCTGATCTCTAATTCTATCATGACAACAATTGTTCATGCATTTTAGCGCCAATTCATTTTATGCGGAAAATCAGTTGACACTTTCATTTGCCACAGATAGCGTTTTCCACTCTGTTTCGACACAAATTTTCTATGATTGCACTCAAGAACATTAACTTCTTCTCTAGCGATGCACAACATATCCTCAAAAACATCACTTTTGACATTCCAACTGCCAAGGTGACCGCTATTATTGGGACGAGTGGATCTGGAAAGACAACCCTCCTTCGCATCATAGCGGGGTTGTATGAACCGACAAGTGGTGAAATCTGGATCGATGGACAAAACCTAGCCGCACTTCCAAAGACCAAGCAGCAGCAGATGCGGAGCAAAATGGCTATCGTGTTTCAACACGGTGCCCTCTTTGATTCACTCACGGTTTGGGAAAACGTTGCCTTCCCATTTTATGAACAGGGCGCAATGCCGGTTTCAAACATGAGGGAAGAAGCAGAGAAATTACTGGAGATGGTTGACTTACACGGTGCAGCAGATCTCTCGATCGATCAATGCAGCGGCGGGATGCAGATGCGAATCGCCATTGCCCGGGCACTCGCCTCTTATCCTGAGGTTATCCTGTACGATGAACCCTCTAGTGGCTTGGATCCAATTGCACGAGGTCTAATCTGTGATCTCGTCCAAAAGCAACAGATTCAGCAACGTATGACTTCAGTGCTTGTTACCCATCAACTCTCTGCAGCGTTTCAAATCTCCAACCATTTCGTTTTTCTATACGAGGGCGAAATTATCTTTGAAGGAACTGCCGATGAATTGATGGAAGCAAAAGACCCCTATATTCAACGCTT
This genomic stretch from Candidatus Poribacteria bacterium harbors:
- a CDS encoding FAD-dependent oxidoreductase, producing the protein MADVLIIGDGPGGLSAALFLAKNDMNVTVFGQNKTLMHDAMLYNYLGIPQITGTEFQEVSRKQVEGFGGKILDVEVTEIETGGAEFSLSTAAGDKHQGKYLIVATGLEEALAETLGLDIDSDNDDAIVADREGKTAIENLYVIGWLTRGQRTQAIISAGEGAAAALSIISSEIGRDFHDFDVVKENGDDE
- a CDS encoding insulinase family protein; its protein translation is MQWSRMIVTEIQQRLCCFVCLLFALCTATLYAAGFEDVEQKIREHVLANDMKFIILERHDAPVFSGYIYVNVGSADEVYGNTGIAHVFEHMAFKGTTTLGTKGYDEEKALMDKMDDVFDQLRAQWAKGNHADAEKLGELEAEFKQLQEEASRYSDGEEYTKILEQEGAVGVNAGTSADWTAYFYSLPSNRIELWMALESERFIDPVMREFFKEKDVIKEERRMRTESSPIGRLIEELQGLSYLAHPYGHPIIGHMSDINTTTRAEALQFFKEHYTPGNMVAAIIGDVNADEVIQMAEKYFGRMPARPNPPRVETAEPKQLGERRIKIVEQTQPFIALAYHKPEVRHPDNAVFGAITDILASGRTSRLYKKLIRDEKISISAGAFPGFPGDKYSNLFLFYSFPAQGHTNAKNEEMILAEIEILKTELVSEAELKKVKTLAKAGLIRSLRSNSGLAGMLCSAEFLLGDWRELFKSLERIEKVTSEDIKRVANEYFVDANRSVGEIVTSTDDDEKEESQ
- a CDS encoding insulinase family protein, with product MKKYPLYWLIGSFALILLITATGDAQNKPHEGLVYPPLNQPQPPVPDRFELDNGMIVYLLEDHELPIIDISVRIRTGSLYEPADKVGLAAITGAVMRTGGTTSKTGDELDEILENLAASVETGIGDDAGSASVSVLKEDLDTGLSILADILMNPAFREDKIELEKVQHRSGIARRNDNPGGITRREFSKLIYGADSPYARTTEYDTINSITRDDLVAFYQKFFRPNNIILGVLGDFDSETMLTKIQEAFKGWEPAEIDLPEKPKIPEMYGKRVALVNKDDVNQTNIRMGHIGWLRKNEDYPALVVMSQILGIGFSSRLINSIRVEKGLAYSVGNNYGAGYDVPGVFFIACGTKSEATVTAIEAILVEVEKMRAEEVTDEELKQAIDGFMNSSVFDYDTKGEILSRALRYEYHDYPQDFVEQLMAGIREVTKADVKRVAAEYLHPDKFTLIAVGKASDFDKPLNTLGDVTEVDITIPLPSPEPVPEAGEADVTKAKAILADVIEAHGGLDKLKSVKNIITKGKMVVNTPGGMMELDGEVTIVLPNKARADLSMPAMGMRMSRIYDGQSGWMVMPQGVQPLPPAYVEEGKKEIFRDSIPLLAYVSNEEVSAQYLGAEDVNGKMADVILISDTPADTLKLFIDQETKYIIKKEYQSLTDQGPAEREEFLDDYREVSGVMIAFHTVSFDNGEQSAEITFSEATINAEVDESLFEK
- a CDS encoding class I SAM-dependent methyltransferase, with protein sequence MSRALAKLEYDVTAISPDSNHAKYFENLLSQLTFLQTKFEDLDIDDKFDLILMSESQNYFPTEIGFRQCTTLLSPEGYLLVSGMFRKDSDSEFTEVPNTIADYAKTAEKHSLLLIENVDITPNILPTINFIYESMERYVEPSVKMLNQFISSIAPVKSWFIKVFFRKQMKKTLQLYNYYRKRTDPLFFKKNIVYARLLFQHNV
- a CDS encoding ABC transporter permease, translating into MKHIVQSINNWLKLRVIEIQEFVIFMANVARSLYRKPRYWNDFFDHMDIMGVGSIPIVLIAGGCIGALITLETLVELRTFGANVLLGKLTGLSIIRGSGPVFTAMIVSTRVCSSAAAELGAMQVSQQIDALVTMGVDPFRKLVTPRIAAGTLMFPALATVNGIAAILTGALVAQLSGAMSLSFFLNQSLSSITPGDVLWGLTKSTVFGFIVVSIACYYGLRIQGGTAGVRAAASQAAVACVLLILISNSIMTTIVHAF
- a CDS encoding ATP-binding cassette domain-containing protein — protein: MIALKNINFFSSDAQHILKNITFDIPTAKVTAIIGTSGSGKTTLLRIIAGLYEPTSGEIWIDGQNLAALPKTKQQQMRSKMAIVFQHGALFDSLTVWENVAFPFYEQGAMPVSNMREEAEKLLEMVDLHGAADLSIDQCSGGMQMRIAIARALASYPEVILYDEPSSGLDPIARGLICDLVQKQQIQQRMTSVLVTHQLSAAFQISNHFVFLYEGEIIFEGTADELMEAKDPYIQRFIQPPSRSYRTTDYVRL